In Synergistaceae bacterium, a single window of DNA contains:
- a CDS encoding glycosyltransferase family 39 protein encodes MSRLPSARKTAFLILIAFLYLYLRGIGDHGLLDPLEGVNSSVALNMVARQSFFAPLAGDLPWGGKSLGFWWLESLMLVVFGWSEFAVRFLPALAAVGTALSTWFLSRRMKDESAANFSAVIAGTSCLAYSVSQLASPHALYVCLLSAALTGLVYAFRDSRFFLIFHVSAALAFLAYGPAGIVLPWLSLLLYALLTGQERFLLKAALHRTGLAATCLLTGGYLLLLRSYNPGLLAAMRFNPSPAFNTFVPALLLFITGFCPWTGFCLETLSTTLPRLFSALREGEVLPSRREDVLLSIWSIVFLCFGLFSGDGLLVFAAFPATAALCGVHFSEALENRRLLPFQRAVLFELLYLSAFLLAGLIRAVHSGTAGLKGTAPSVVPWFCFCLAFLFFGWYDTLRRRPFKALLHLCTISLLSLLPLAGAFDLLAQEVSVRDAGRFLKSNLEREDVVLQYAINRPSLFFYTARDSLLLNTLPIDGIEDQKILQISDLNRIWGDSGRVFMLIKKSRQDLTSLPKNVYNLFESRSVADKLVILSNYREKPGSSALPLPLPDSAGGTR; translated from the coding sequence GTGTCACGCCTGCCCTCGGCGCGCAAGACAGCGTTTCTGATTCTGATCGCCTTCCTGTATCTCTATCTGCGCGGGATAGGAGATCACGGTCTTCTGGACCCTCTCGAAGGCGTCAACTCCTCCGTGGCGCTGAACATGGTGGCGCGTCAAAGTTTTTTTGCCCCTCTGGCCGGAGATCTGCCCTGGGGAGGGAAATCCCTGGGATTCTGGTGGCTGGAGTCGCTGATGCTGGTCGTCTTCGGATGGTCCGAGTTTGCCGTGCGCTTCCTGCCCGCGTTGGCGGCGGTGGGAACGGCCCTCTCGACCTGGTTCCTTTCCCGAAGGATGAAAGACGAGTCCGCGGCCAACTTCTCCGCCGTCATCGCGGGAACGAGCTGTCTGGCCTACAGCGTATCCCAGCTCGCTTCCCCCCACGCTCTTTACGTCTGTCTGCTCTCCGCCGCCCTGACGGGGCTGGTTTACGCTTTTCGGGACAGCCGTTTTTTCCTGATATTTCACGTCTCCGCCGCTCTGGCCTTTCTGGCTTACGGGCCGGCGGGAATCGTTCTGCCCTGGCTGTCTCTTCTGCTGTACGCCCTTTTGACCGGACAGGAGCGTTTCCTTCTGAAGGCCGCCCTCCACCGGACGGGACTGGCTGCGACCTGCCTGCTGACGGGAGGCTATCTGCTTCTGCTTCGCTCTTACAATCCCGGCCTGCTGGCCGCGATGCGCTTCAACCCCTCCCCCGCCTTCAACACCTTCGTTCCGGCGCTGCTCCTGTTCATAACCGGCTTCTGCCCCTGGACGGGATTTTGCCTGGAAACCCTCTCCACTACTCTGCCCCGACTTTTCTCCGCCCTGAGGGAGGGTGAGGTTCTCCCCAGCCGGAGGGAGGACGTTCTTCTGTCGATTTGGTCCATCGTCTTTTTGTGTTTCGGCCTGTTTTCGGGCGACGGATTGCTGGTGTTCGCCGCTTTTCCCGCCACAGCCGCCCTTTGCGGCGTTCATTTTTCGGAAGCACTGGAAAATCGCAGGCTCCTGCCTTTTCAGAGGGCCGTTCTGTTCGAGCTGCTGTACCTCAGCGCCTTTCTGCTTGCCGGCCTCATCCGGGCGGTCCACTCCGGAACCGCAGGGCTGAAGGGGACGGCCCCCTCTGTCGTTCCGTGGTTTTGCTTCTGCCTCGCGTTTCTTTTCTTTGGCTGGTACGATACCCTCAGACGCAGGCCCTTCAAGGCGCTCCTGCACCTCTGCACGATCTCGCTGCTGAGTCTGCTTCCTCTGGCCGGAGCCTTCGACCTGCTGGCGCAGGAGGTTTCGGTTCGGGATGCCGGGCGCTTTCTGAAAAGCAACCTGGAGCGGGAGGACGTCGTGCTGCAGTACGCGATCAATCGTCCGTCCCTGTTTTTTTACACCGCGCGGGACTCTCTCCTGTTGAACACCCTCCCCATCGACGGAATCGAGGATCAGAAAATCCTGCAAATATCCGATCTGAACCGCATCTGGGGCGATTCGGGACGGGTTTTCATGCTGATCAAAAAAAGCAGACAGGACCTGACGTCTCTGCCCAAAAACGTCTATAATCTTTTTGAAAGCCGGTCCGTCGCGGATAAGCTGGTGATTCTGAGCAACTACAGAGAGAAGCCGGGCAGTTCGGCCCTCCCTCTCCCCCTCCCCGACAGCGCGGGCGGCACAAGATGA